One window of the Phycisphaerae bacterium genome contains the following:
- a CDS encoding PEP-CTERM sorting domain-containing protein (PEP-CTERM proteins occur, often in large numbers, in the proteomes of bacteria that also encode an exosortase, a predicted intramembrane cysteine proteinase. The presence of a PEP-CTERM domain at a protein's C-terminus predicts cleavage within the sorting domain, followed by covalent anchoring to some some component of the (usually Gram-negative) cell surface. Many PEP-CTERM proteins exhibit an unusual sequence composition that includes large numbers of potential glycosylation sites. Expression of one such protein has been shown restore the ability of a bacterium to form floc, a type of biofilm.): MKNGQLVVLCLLAGVCVIGSGVAAAAPELDLWIGGPFTDSSQPAVSGTQMTLEVLRSSSNSGLANLTYTFDLSENLQMVNREYSDYGWVANDGLFDNSDPADGSLSASFSSLRFDTVASPAGTEFDPNTSGVVEQLTFTVPAVTSPRWIFFDVLGVTATDGNGIDWVTALCGTIEVNPDYLFSRAEVGTHTFGVFVPEPATLMILMVALGLGAGKHRRRVC, translated from the coding sequence ATGAAAAATGGTCAGTTGGTTGTGCTATGCCTGCTTGCAGGCGTCTGCGTTATCGGTTCAGGGGTGGCCGCAGCGGCGCCTGAGCTGGATCTCTGGATTGGAGGACCCTTCACCGACTCCAGTCAGCCCGCCGTCTCCGGAACGCAGATGACTCTTGAGGTCCTGCGATCCAGTTCCAACTCCGGTCTTGCCAATCTGACCTATACGTTCGACTTGAGCGAAAACCTGCAGATGGTCAACCGCGAGTACAGCGACTACGGCTGGGTGGCCAACGACGGCCTGTTCGACAACTCCGATCCGGCCGATGGCAGCCTGTCCGCCAGCTTCTCCTCGCTTCGCTTCGACACGGTGGCCAGCCCGGCGGGCACCGAGTTTGACCCGAATACGTCCGGAGTGGTGGAGCAACTGACCTTCACCGTCCCGGCTGTGACGTCGCCGCGATGGATCTTCTTCGACGTCTTAGGCGTCACCGCCACCGACGGCAACGGCATCGATTGGGTCACCGCCCTGTGCGGCACCATCGAAGTGAACCCCGACTATCTGTTCTCGAGAGCCGAGGTCGGGACTCACACCTTCGGAGTGTTCGTTCCTGAACCGGCGACCCTCATGATCCTGATGGTCGCCCTGGGCCTCGGCGCCGGCAAGCATCGGCGACGTGTTTGCTGA